One genomic region from bacterium encodes:
- a CDS encoding biopolymer transporter ExbD codes for MKFRELRRVQAQPGLTPMIDIIFLLLLFFILSSSFVLQQGINVNLPRTVTVERPVRKDVILVISRDRRVFLNNQELPFEALWGRLIEEMKNQSEGVLVIRADRDVPHGFVVRVMDVARQAGALRIAIATAPASPARKEKARPRRP; via the coding sequence ATGAAATTCCGGGAACTTCGCCGGGTGCAGGCCCAGCCGGGCCTCACCCCGATGATCGACATCATCTTTCTTCTTCTGCTGTTCTTCATCCTCAGTTCGAGCTTCGTTCTCCAGCAAGGGATCAACGTCAATCTTCCCCGTACGGTGACCGTCGAGCGCCCCGTGCGAAAGGATGTCATTTTGGTGATCTCGCGCGATCGGCGCGTGTTTTTGAACAACCAGGAGCTTCCCTTCGAGGCGCTCTGGGGGCGGCTGATCGAGGAGATGAAAAACCAGAGCGAAGGGGTCCTTGTCATCCGGGCGGACAGGGACGTGCCGCACGGCTTCGTGGTGCGCGTGATGGATGTCGCCCGACAGGCGGGTGCGCTGCGGATCGCGATCGCCACCGCGCCGGCGTCACCGGCGAGGAAGGAAAAGGCCCGCCCGCGGCGGCCCTGA
- a CDS encoding MotA/TolQ/ExbB proton channel family protein, with the protein MFEFLSRGGILMIPLGICSVFAVAIVIERAYSLRKKKIIRLDMVQQMKELLAEERVGDAITLCRHYPSVLGRVLLSAIIHHDRGRDEIKEIVEDAGRQEIPVLDRYLGVLGTIAAISPLLGLTGTVFGMIRTFIIISEKGVAHPSQLAGGISEALITTAAGLVIGIPTLIFYNYFTTKVDRLILEIEKHSFRLVDTLKR; encoded by the coding sequence ATGTTCGAGTTTTTGTCCCGGGGCGGGATTCTCATGATCCCCCTGGGGATTTGTTCCGTCTTCGCGGTGGCCATCGTTATCGAGCGGGCGTACAGCCTGCGGAAGAAAAAAATAATCCGACTCGATATGGTGCAGCAGATGAAGGAGCTTCTGGCGGAAGAGCGCGTCGGCGACGCCATTACACTCTGCCGCCACTATCCCTCGGTGCTGGGCCGCGTCCTCCTCTCGGCGATCATTCATCACGATCGGGGCCGCGATGAGATCAAGGAGATCGTCGAGGACGCCGGCCGGCAGGAGATCCCTGTTCTGGATCGGTACCTCGGCGTTCTGGGCACGATCGCGGCGATCTCGCCCCTCCTGGGGTTGACCGGCACGGTGTTCGGCATGATCCGCACGTTCATCATCATCAGCGAGAAGGGCGTCGCCCATCCGAGCCAGCTGGCGGGCGGGATCAGCGAGGCCCTCATCACGACCGCGGCCGGGCTGGTGATCGGAATTCCCACGTTGATTTTCTACAACTATTTCACCACCAAGGTGGATCGCCTGATTCTCGAGATCGAAAAACACTCCTTCCGCCTTGTCGATACCCTGAAGCGCTGA
- a CDS encoding MaoC/PaaZ C-terminal domain-containing protein has product MEYEPTGLCYEDFEVGQSWRTAARTIGEAEVSAFASLTGDYTYLHTDAELAAQSPFGQRIAHGALGLSILIGLWTRLGVIEGTIEAFMGLEWRFRGPILLGDTVHGEIEVAGKRISSKGQGLITLNLKLLNQRGETVQEGTFGAMMARREKEV; this is encoded by the coding sequence ATGGAATATGAGCCGACGGGTCTTTGCTACGAGGATTTCGAGGTGGGCCAGTCCTGGCGGACGGCGGCCCGCACCATCGGCGAGGCCGAGGTATCGGCGTTTGCGAGCCTGACGGGCGACTACACCTATCTGCACACCGATGCGGAGCTGGCGGCCCAATCTCCCTTTGGGCAGCGCATCGCCCACGGCGCCCTCGGGCTTTCGATCCTCATCGGCCTCTGGACCCGGCTCGGGGTGATCGAGGGAACGATCGAGGCGTTCATGGGGCTGGAGTGGCGCTTCCGGGGCCCGATCCTGCTCGGCGATACCGTGCACGGGGAAATCGAGGTGGCCGGGAAGCGGATATCGAGCAAGGGACAGGGGCTCATCACGCTCAATCTCAAACTGCTCAATCAGCGGGGCGAGACGGTGCAGGAGGGCACCTTCGGCGCCATGATGGCGAGACGGGAGAAGGAGGTCTGA
- the larC gene encoding nickel pincer cofactor biosynthesis protein LarC, with protein MKTLYFDCFAGASGDMLLGALLDLGLPLDALEAQLARLALPGYSLSSKKVIKQGVSATKFDVHVHEAHEHHTHGEGIPHHHAHGRSLSQIEALIRESGLSGPVKARSLRAFRRLGEVEAGIHGVPVEEIHFHEVGAVDSIVDITGFFIGLEFLGIERVLSSPLPLGRGFIECAHGRMPVPAPATAKLLEGVSVFDNGLEGEVLTPTGALLLTECAESFGPVPEMTIHRVGYGAGGMDQPVPNAVRGLLGTAPAISSPDAPPAALTIIEANLDDMAPELIPYVIEKALQAGAVDAFSIPVTGKKGRPGHLLTVLSPNGKREQLARLLFRETTTLGVRYHSAERSVAERDWFEVELEWGKVRIKRGRFEGETINLAPEYEDCRKLAEASGIPLKVILEAASAAARAAAGDRP; from the coding sequence ATGAAAACACTCTATTTCGACTGTTTCGCGGGCGCGAGCGGGGACATGCTTCTGGGCGCGCTCCTCGATCTGGGCCTTCCGCTCGATGCGCTGGAAGCGCAACTCGCGCGGCTGGCGCTGCCCGGCTATTCGCTCTCGTCCAAAAAGGTGATCAAGCAAGGGGTTTCGGCCACGAAATTCGATGTCCACGTCCATGAAGCGCACGAGCACCACACCCACGGAGAGGGGATCCCGCATCATCACGCCCACGGCCGCTCCCTCTCGCAGATCGAGGCGCTGATCCGGGAGAGCGGCCTCTCCGGTCCAGTCAAAGCGCGCAGCCTGCGCGCCTTCCGGCGCCTCGGTGAGGTCGAGGCCGGGATTCACGGCGTCCCGGTCGAGGAGATCCACTTCCACGAGGTGGGGGCGGTGGATTCGATTGTGGACATCACGGGCTTTTTCATCGGGCTTGAGTTTCTCGGGATCGAGCGCGTCCTCTCCTCCCCGCTGCCGCTGGGGCGCGGATTCATCGAATGCGCCCACGGGCGGATGCCGGTCCCGGCGCCGGCCACCGCCAAGCTCCTCGAGGGCGTCTCCGTGTTCGATAATGGGCTTGAGGGCGAGGTGCTCACCCCGACGGGGGCGCTTCTGCTTACCGAGTGCGCGGAATCCTTCGGGCCAGTGCCGGAGATGACGATCCACCGGGTGGGCTACGGGGCGGGCGGCATGGATCAACCCGTCCCCAACGCCGTCCGGGGGCTGCTGGGTACGGCGCCCGCCATTTCCTCTCCCGATGCGCCGCCGGCCGCGCTCACGATCATCGAGGCCAATCTCGACGACATGGCACCCGAACTGATCCCCTACGTGATCGAAAAAGCGCTTCAAGCCGGCGCGGTGGATGCCTTCTCGATCCCCGTCACCGGCAAAAAGGGAAGGCCCGGCCACCTGCTGACGGTCCTCTCGCCGAACGGGAAGCGGGAGCAGCTGGCGCGCCTTCTCTTCCGCGAGACGACGACGCTGGGGGTACGCTACCACTCCGCCGAGCGATCGGTGGCCGAGCGCGACTGGTTCGAGGTGGAACTCGAATGGGGAAAGGTGCGCATCAAGCGGGGGCGCTTCGAGGGGGAGACCATCAACCTGGCGCCCGAGTACGAGGATTGCCGGAAGTTGGCGGAGGCCTCGGGGATTCCTCTCAAGGTGATTCTCGAGGCGGCCTCGGCGGCGGCCCGCGCGGCGGCGGGAGATCGGCCGTGA
- a CDS encoding tetratricopeptide repeat protein → AETLERLRRIREAILWRERLLELRPAEGDRYAPAARIALAEERCRAGEDAECLRLTAAGKRGARVFGDAYARYLQGWALERSGKPDEAMAQYAAVEKAGGNLAARAALARAHLLFQQKQYAEAEKAYLKVSEMVPPGSSLAGEALHGIGWARLRLSRPEEAGRAFDFFLQKHGGHSLKTSAALGRLAARMEVAVRKGEKIQEIQKEVSEFSAAHKDHHQLGALQLQLAWALFRTGKFADAARHAAGVSDAYPLGRIYRMARVVEGLGLYHGGEARKAYGVLRLGAESPPGDPGREAEREIARSAAMATAFAAFRLKDFATVMAVLQNWAFPAEGEKGKPAAAPEAALWFGEAAFEAGDLKTAAAAFAAIPPNSVHYNRARAGLAWIAYRQNKWKEAAAAFDGVFQAAPNGPLASEALARAGDARFNLGDIAGALQVFEKIEKEFTGRPAGENALLQKAKLLFRRDRFSDASKALEEFLGKYPKSAAAVEVEFLRALIPFRMRDYARSRELLLDFVYRRASSAFVPEAYLRIADAFYNEGKYEQADRMYRLMKNRYPDHPRKRDAFYGLILTRFRQKNYSKFLEEAQDFIRAYPQSELSIALAFQVGELHLARGELAGALRSYREVETRYAGSTLAANAILRVAEVHRRRGNFDAALISLESLMEQYPKSPVRVDALFRVGELLAQVGRCDESISRLESFLRQYPRHGYTLLAQFLLGKCAIRTGNEALALRSLRSVSSSADGSGEMRGRAALLLGALLVKQKKFTEAARALDDALRHGSEEVGAEALYSLAELRFMKRDPGAAAEFLKLTYQFPGQTIWVARALGRAGEIYEKSGKRVTAIRIYRKMALTAPPGELRQRAHKALARLLKPSPKALSGQK, encoded by the coding sequence GCCCGCTATCTTCAGGGGTGGGCCCTCGAAAGATCGGGAAAACCCGATGAGGCGATGGCGCAATATGCCGCCGTCGAGAAAGCGGGCGGCAACCTGGCGGCGCGGGCGGCGCTTGCGCGGGCGCACCTCCTGTTTCAGCAGAAGCAGTATGCCGAGGCCGAGAAGGCCTATCTGAAGGTGTCGGAGATGGTGCCGCCGGGCAGCTCCCTTGCGGGGGAAGCCCTGCACGGCATCGGATGGGCACGCCTGCGGCTCTCCCGCCCCGAAGAGGCGGGCCGCGCCTTCGACTTCTTCTTGCAAAAACATGGCGGGCACTCCCTCAAAACTTCCGCCGCGCTGGGGCGCCTTGCGGCCCGCATGGAGGTCGCGGTGCGCAAGGGCGAGAAGATTCAGGAGATACAGAAGGAGGTCTCGGAGTTTTCCGCGGCGCACAAGGATCACCACCAGCTGGGCGCCCTCCAGCTGCAGTTGGCCTGGGCGCTTTTCCGCACCGGGAAATTTGCGGACGCTGCCCGGCATGCCGCCGGGGTGAGCGACGCCTATCCGCTGGGCCGCATCTACCGCATGGCGCGCGTCGTGGAGGGGCTGGGCCTTTATCACGGCGGGGAGGCACGAAAAGCCTACGGGGTCTTGCGGCTGGGGGCCGAGAGCCCGCCGGGGGACCCCGGTCGCGAGGCCGAAAGGGAGATCGCCCGATCGGCGGCCATGGCGACCGCCTTCGCCGCCTTTCGGCTGAAAGATTTCGCCACGGTGATGGCGGTGCTGCAGAACTGGGCATTTCCCGCCGAAGGAGAGAAGGGCAAGCCCGCTGCCGCGCCGGAGGCGGCGCTGTGGTTCGGCGAAGCGGCCTTCGAGGCGGGCGATCTGAAAACGGCGGCGGCAGCTTTCGCAGCGATTCCTCCGAACTCTGTCCACTACAACCGGGCGCGCGCCGGGCTGGCATGGATCGCCTACCGGCAAAATAAATGGAAGGAAGCGGCCGCCGCTTTCGATGGCGTGTTTCAGGCCGCGCCGAACGGGCCGCTGGCCTCCGAGGCGCTGGCCCGGGCGGGAGACGCCCGCTTCAATCTGGGCGACATTGCCGGCGCTCTCCAGGTGTTCGAGAAGATCGAAAAGGAGTTCACGGGAAGGCCGGCGGGAGAAAACGCGCTTCTTCAGAAGGCGAAGCTGCTCTTCCGCCGCGATCGGTTCTCTGATGCGTCGAAGGCGCTGGAGGAATTTCTGGGGAAATACCCCAAAAGCGCCGCCGCCGTGGAGGTGGAGTTCCTGCGGGCGCTGATCCCTTTCCGGATGCGGGATTACGCGCGCTCGCGGGAGCTGCTCCTGGATTTCGTCTACCGCCGCGCATCGAGTGCGTTTGTGCCCGAGGCCTACCTGCGCATCGCGGATGCCTTCTACAACGAGGGGAAATATGAGCAGGCGGACCGGATGTACCGGCTGATGAAAAACCGCTATCCGGACCATCCCCGCAAGCGAGACGCATTCTACGGCCTGATTCTCACGCGGTTTCGCCAAAAGAACTATTCCAAATTCCTGGAAGAGGCCCAGGACTTCATCCGCGCCTACCCGCAAAGCGAGCTGAGTATCGCCCTGGCGTTTCAGGTCGGCGAGCTCCATCTCGCGCGGGGAGAGCTCGCGGGCGCGCTCCGCAGCTACCGCGAGGTGGAAACCCGCTATGCGGGAAGCACCCTGGCCGCCAACGCGATTCTGCGGGTGGCCGAGGTGCACCGCCGGAGAGGAAACTTCGACGCGGCGCTCATCTCGCTGGAATCGCTTATGGAGCAGTATCCCAAAAGTCCGGTGCGGGTGGACGCCCTCTTCCGGGTGGGCGAGTTGCTCGCCCAGGTGGGAAGGTGTGATGAGAGCATCTCCCGGCTCGAGTCTTTTCTCCGGCAGTATCCGCGCCACGGCTATACACTGCTGGCGCAGTTTCTGTTGGGAAAATGCGCGATCCGGACGGGAAACGAGGCGTTGGCTCTTCGCTCGCTGCGTTCGGTCTCATCGAGCGCGGATGGAAGCGGCGAGATGCGGGGGAGGGCCGCCTTGCTGCTGGGGGCGCTCCTGGTCAAACAGAAGAAGTTTACGGAGGCGGCCCGCGCCCTGGATGACGCCCTCCGGCATGGAAGCGAGGAGGTCGGAGCCGAGGCGCTTTACAGCCTGGCGGAGCTTCGCTTCATGAAGAGGGATCCGGGCGCGGCGGCGGAATTTCTGAAGTTGACCTACCAATTTCCGGGGCAGACAATATGGGTTGCGCGTGCCTTGGGCCGGGCGGGCGAGATATATGAAAAAAGCGGGAAGCGGGTCACCGCGATTCGCATCTACAGGAAGATGGCTTTGACCGCCCCGCCCGGGGAGCTGCGGCAGCGGGCGCACAAGGCGCTCGCGCGGTTGTTGAAGCCCAGCCCAAAAGCCCTTTCCGGCCAAAAATAA
- a CDS encoding MoaD/ThiS family protein gives MKIRLRLYASFEEKMPGAIDAEGAAAVDFPTGTRVGDVRDQCGIPYEEAFITLVDGRHARKDMLLAEGAELSVFPAIVGG, from the coding sequence GTGAAGATCAGGCTCCGCCTCTATGCAAGCTTCGAGGAGAAGATGCCCGGCGCGATCGATGCCGAGGGCGCCGCGGCGGTGGATTTTCCCACGGGAACCCGGGTGGGCGATGTGCGAGATCAGTGCGGGATTCCCTACGAGGAGGCCTTCATCACCCTGGTGGACGGCCGGCACGCCCGGAAGGATATGCTTCTGGCGGAGGGGGCGGAGCTGAGCGTCTTTCCCGCCATCGTGGGGGGCTGA
- the larB gene encoding nickel pincer cofactor biosynthesis protein LarB, producing the protein MNPDALFQLLDEVRSGAVPIEKAVERLRDLPFENLGHTRVDHHRPLRNGFPEVIFGEGKTPEQVAAIARSLAEKDTPVIVTRAGEAHAAALRAAFPSAAWNPVARMIILTSGKEKKKTGCIAVLCAGTSDLPVAEEAACTAEALGSRVHRAFDVGVAGLQRLLAEIPAIRKANAVIAIAGMEGALPSVVAGLVSAPVIAVPTSVGYGVTMGGLTPLFAMLNSCASGLSVVNIDNGFGAACQAHLINQLAVR; encoded by the coding sequence GTGAACCCGGACGCCCTTTTTCAACTGCTCGATGAGGTGCGAAGCGGTGCCGTGCCGATCGAGAAGGCCGTCGAGCGCCTGCGCGATCTGCCCTTCGAGAACCTCGGCCACACGCGGGTTGATCACCACCGCCCCCTGCGGAACGGATTTCCCGAAGTCATCTTCGGCGAAGGGAAAACGCCCGAGCAGGTCGCGGCGATCGCCCGGAGCCTCGCGGAGAAAGACACCCCCGTCATCGTGACGCGCGCCGGCGAGGCGCACGCGGCGGCGCTCCGGGCCGCTTTCCCTTCGGCCGCATGGAACCCGGTGGCCCGGATGATCATCCTCACCTCCGGGAAGGAAAAGAAGAAGACCGGCTGCATCGCCGTCCTGTGCGCCGGCACATCGGATCTGCCCGTCGCCGAGGAGGCCGCCTGCACAGCCGAGGCGCTCGGCTCCCGCGTCCACCGCGCCTTTGATGTGGGCGTCGCGGGCCTGCAACGGCTCCTGGCCGAGATTCCCGCCATCCGCAAAGCCAACGCCGTCATCGCCATCGCGGGGATGGAGGGCGCCCTTCCCTCGGTGGTGGCGGGACTCGTGTCGGCGCCCGTCATTGCCGTGCCCACCTCGGTCGGCTACGGCGTCACCATGGGCGGGCTCACCCCCCTGTTTGCCATGCTCAACTCGTGCGCCTCGGGCCTCTCGGTCGTCAACATCGACAACGGCTTCGGGGCAGCCTGCCAGGCGCACCTCATCAACCAGCTGGCGGTGCGATGA